The window GGACAGGGCGTGCATTTTCTTGAGATGCAAGATAGCAGAAATCCCGCAGCATCTCAACGCAAGAGCAAAAATACGGGCCAGATTTCCTCTACCCTTCCAGGTCCTTCTGTACCTGCTCCAATTTCTCCTTTTGCTCAGGCTGCAAAATTCTGCCCACGATCAGGCGTTCCTCAGCCATCTGCAAAATCATTTTCTCTCTGACCCCGGCTTTTGTCCTGGTTAGGATCTTCACAGCCCGCTCATTGATCACATCAGCAGCCAAAATCCGGTACAGTTTCTGGTCAATTGCCTCCAGTTTAGCCCATAAGTCTGTTCTTTTTTTCCGGGCCTCCTCATCGGCTTCCTGGATCTCTTTCACCTGCTCAGGTGTCAATTCCAGGCTGGCAACTATATTCTTATCCTGCCAAATAGCCAAGACAGATAACTGCTTCTCGGATTCGGCGTAAGCTGTTCCAGCAATGCTGAAAAAGAAAAACAGCAAGAGCAATAACGCAATGACTCTTCTTCCTTTTTTGAGAGTATATACTGTTTTCATACTATTCTCTTTACGGCCTTCTCTTGATCACAGGGAAATGATATCTTCACTTGGCCCTTACAATACTCAATGAATGTAAAGATTTTTTTTTCATCAGAATGTAAATTGTAAAGGCTTTGTAAAAGTGATTGCCGGAAGCCCCCCTGGGCAGCAAGAATAAAAAGAGGACGAGCCAAGGATACCGCAAAATGAAGATACTTATGATTGATGACGACCGGAAACTTTGCCGTTTAGTTAGCGATTATCTGGAGCCTATGGGCTATGAAGTGGAAGCAGCCCATAACGGCACCCAAGGCCTGGAGATGATCAGGGCTGGGGAATATCATGCTGCCATCCTGGATGTTATGATGCCGGAGATGGATGGTTTTGAGGTATTGAAGCAGCTACGACAGGAATCTGATATCCCGGTGCTGATGCTCAGTGCCCGGGGAGATGAAACAGACAGGATTGTGGGCCTAGAAATGGGCGCAGATGATTATCTGCCCAAGACCTTTTCCTCCCGGGAATTGCTTGCCCGCCTGCGGGCAGTGACCCGCCGCTACCAAAAGGTTGAAGAGCTTTCCAAGGCTGCGCCCGAGGACTCCACAGATAAGGACATCCTCTGTTTTGCCGACCTGCGCATTGAACAGGGCTCACGGACCGTGCAACTCAACGAGCAACTCCTCAACCTGACCCCGGTGGAATACGACCTCCTGGTCACGTTGGCCCATTCTGCGGGTCGGGTCCTGAATCGTGACCAGCTCCTTGATGCTGTTGCCGGACGAAACTATGAGGTTTTTGACCGCTCTGTGGATGTCCACATTTCCTCCTTGCGGAAAAAACTCGGGGAGAACCCGCGAACTCCCCGTTTTATACGTACAATCCGAAC is drawn from Candidatus Electrothrix aestuarii and contains these coding sequences:
- a CDS encoding Spy/CpxP family protein refolding chaperone, which gives rise to MKTVYTLKKGRRVIALLLLLFFFFSIAGTAYAESEKQLSVLAIWQDKNIVASLELTPEQVKEIQEADEEARKKRTDLWAKLEAIDQKLYRILAADVINERAVKILTRTKAGVREKMILQMAEERLIVGRILQPEQKEKLEQVQKDLEG
- a CDS encoding response regulator transcription factor, encoding MKILMIDDDRKLCRLVSDYLEPMGYEVEAAHNGTQGLEMIRAGEYHAAILDVMMPEMDGFEVLKQLRQESDIPVLMLSARGDETDRIVGLEMGADDYLPKTFSSRELLARLRAVTRRYQKVEELSKAAPEDSTDKDILCFADLRIEQGSRTVQLNEQLLNLTPVEYDLLVTLAHSAGRVLNRDQLLDAVAGRNYEVFDRSVDVHISSLRKKLGENPRTPRFIRTIRTAGYMFQLPDKKE